From the Roseibium salinum genome, one window contains:
- a CDS encoding LysR family transcriptional regulator, with amino-acid sequence MAEFDLNDLHGFGLIASAGGLSPASRRFGIPKATLSRSLHRIETAAGAPLFDRVGRGLRLTPLGARLLPTAESALTLFSTADEAMRAGQGEPNGPLRIAASALTGQKLLAPVLAKLAERYPGVNASLQVMSHGPDPVVEELDVVIRVGRPSEPYLVARKLVGSPLALYAFRTRAAEIDLSDPDAVEALGRIHIAIDEFPHAWELTNPQGERVRLTSKPLVAVSEPTVALGILSAGPGVAFLPMLYAEPLARAGVLVRALPGYTGPEMELFAALPPKRSNVPAVRVFLDLLVRHVTEIEEAASTYDFTTERISMATRPD; translated from the coding sequence GTGGCAGAGTTCGATCTCAACGATCTTCACGGCTTCGGTCTTATTGCCAGCGCAGGCGGATTGAGTCCCGCCTCGCGCCGCTTCGGCATTCCCAAGGCGACGCTGTCGCGCTCGCTGCACCGGATTGAAACGGCCGCCGGCGCACCCCTTTTCGACCGGGTCGGAAGAGGACTGCGCCTGACGCCCCTGGGTGCGAGGCTGCTGCCGACAGCCGAGAGCGCGCTGACACTGTTTTCGACCGCGGACGAGGCGATGCGGGCCGGGCAAGGCGAGCCGAACGGACCGCTGCGTATCGCGGCTAGCGCGCTTACGGGCCAGAAACTGCTCGCTCCGGTCCTGGCGAAGCTGGCCGAACGTTATCCCGGCGTGAATGCCAGCCTTCAGGTCATGAGCCATGGACCTGACCCCGTCGTCGAGGAACTGGACGTCGTGATCCGCGTCGGCCGCCCGTCCGAACCTTACCTCGTGGCCCGCAAACTCGTGGGCTCGCCCCTTGCGCTCTATGCCTTCCGAACCCGCGCTGCCGAGATCGACCTCTCGGACCCGGACGCTGTGGAAGCACTCGGACGCATCCACATCGCAATCGACGAATTTCCACATGCGTGGGAGCTGACCAACCCGCAGGGCGAAAGGGTCCGTCTCACCAGCAAGCCCCTGGTCGCTGTCAGCGAGCCGACTGTCGCGCTCGGCATTCTGAGCGCGGGGCCCGGTGTGGCGTTCCTGCCGATGCTCTACGCCGAGCCCCTCGCACGTGCCGGGGTGCTCGTGCGGGCGCTTCCGGGCTACACGGGTCCGGAGATGGAACTGTTCGCTGCGCTTCCTCCCAAACGGTCCAATGTCCCCGCCGTGCGTGTCTTTCTGGACCTTCTGGTCCGTCATGTCACAGAGATCGAGGAGGCGGCGAGCACCTACGATTTCACAACCGAACGCATTTCTATGGCAACGCGCCCCGACTGA
- a CDS encoding DUF1289 domain-containing protein translates to MKSPCVNICLIDPETGICTGCLRTLDEIAGWAGYSDRKRDEVMSDLKYRRARTGGTGGH, encoded by the coding sequence ATGAAGTCACCCTGCGTCAATATCTGCCTGATCGACCCGGAAACCGGAATTTGCACCGGCTGCCTGCGCACGCTTGACGAAATTGCAGGCTGGGCAGGCTACAGCGATCGGAAGCGTGACGAAGTCATGTCCGATCTGAAATACCGCCGCGCCCGGACCGGCGGGACAGGTGGCCACTGA
- the dusA gene encoding tRNA dihydrouridine(20/20a) synthase DusA, whose product MKNYQVHKFAVAPMMDWTDRHCRVLHRQLSRHALLYTEMVTTGAVIHGDRQHLIGFSDVEHPIACQLGGSDPAEMAEAARIVAGFGYDEVNINVGCPSDRVQSGRFGACLMQEPDLVASCVAAMKEAVDIPVTVKCRIGVDDQDPEEALDRMADAVFAAGADALWVHARKAWLQGLSPKENRDVPPLDYGRVVRLKQRFPDRFVGLNGGLQSLEQAAPFLETLDGLMFGRAAYHTPQILEEVDRRIYGDAAPDVSPWEAVTRHMGYLEDQLGKGVKLAHMTRHMLGLFHGRPGARSWRRILTVEAIKPGAGLEVVEKALAAVSPAGFEVAAAE is encoded by the coding sequence ATGAAGAACTATCAAGTACACAAGTTCGCTGTCGCGCCGATGATGGACTGGACGGACAGGCATTGCCGTGTCCTTCACCGGCAGTTGTCGCGTCATGCGCTGCTATATACGGAAATGGTCACGACGGGCGCCGTGATCCATGGCGACCGGCAACATCTCATCGGTTTTTCCGACGTCGAGCACCCGATTGCCTGTCAGCTCGGCGGGTCGGACCCTGCGGAGATGGCGGAGGCGGCGAGGATCGTCGCCGGGTTCGGTTATGACGAGGTCAACATTAATGTCGGCTGTCCGTCGGACCGGGTTCAGTCCGGCCGCTTCGGGGCCTGCCTGATGCAGGAGCCGGATCTTGTAGCCTCCTGCGTTGCCGCCATGAAGGAGGCGGTCGACATCCCGGTTACCGTCAAATGCCGGATCGGGGTGGATGACCAGGATCCCGAGGAGGCGCTGGACAGGATGGCCGATGCGGTCTTTGCGGCCGGAGCGGACGCGCTGTGGGTTCACGCCCGCAAGGCGTGGCTGCAGGGGCTGAGCCCGAAAGAGAACCGGGATGTTCCACCGCTGGATTACGGCCGCGTCGTGCGGTTGAAGCAGCGGTTCCCGGACAGGTTCGTCGGACTGAATGGCGGCCTGCAATCGCTTGAGCAGGCGGCGCCTTTCCTGGAAACACTCGACGGCCTCATGTTCGGCCGCGCCGCCTATCATACGCCCCAGATCCTGGAGGAGGTCGACCGGCGTATCTATGGAGATGCTGCCCCGGATGTCTCGCCGTGGGAGGCCGTAACGCGTCACATGGGCTACCTGGAAGACCAGCTCGGCAAGGGCGTTAAGCTTGCCCATATGACCCGGCACATGCTGGGCCTGTTTCACGGACGTCCTGGAGCGCGTTCCTGGCGGCGGATCCTGACCGTGGAGGCGATAAAGCCGGGGGCGGGGCTGGAAGTCGTCGAAAAAGCCCTGGCAGCCGTCAGCCCGGCCGGGTTTGAAGTGGCAGCGGCCGAATAA
- a CDS encoding glutaredoxin domain-containing protein produces MDDKLQLFTRPNCQYCARSKETLARAGLGYGEHDVSASKRTADLSIYLSGVMTVPQAFAGSLHINGSRDLIALDAADRLVPLVAAADEPIDVDAFSDEELSQGSQDIVLKDQIPESDGTHSSDPEQWAILRFYKSFFGFWPNCFYYQHHWPESYKLFVYAHNVGAIGMGQKILGEPVMMATGFSTSEASGCNYCQVHMTSAGGEQSLGIPKLIEAAREGDAPDDSPIGPFEAALADLTAAATTNTVTERHIERVRQLADNARVSREGAEANLMGAAMIASAFGFLNTFNDLTGVDIEAAWAKQSEEKAGIHPGRHGVSRNRASNNLDHDVPEGGPSAEDMVAKYDAIVRSAGGVEAYAKRELGLLPAWIELWPEHLRARHALFYAEMMQNRAHSPVPSELKHLMARVSAIARGNDYLAAVEGWLAHRAASEDPGSIDRIRHCFGAAKGWHPDTTSFTEKERAALAMAWLSGQSPLTTPRRFIQPAIDHWTAVELVHLCTVCSVAGLVQRFSAIARPKIEPKVRAFLQENALTSDTLALRYPLPGDRRNGDA; encoded by the coding sequence ATGGATGACAAACTGCAACTGTTTACCAGGCCGAATTGCCAATACTGCGCGCGGAGCAAGGAGACGCTGGCGCGGGCCGGCCTGGGGTATGGCGAGCATGACGTTTCCGCGTCGAAACGAACCGCCGATCTCAGCATCTATCTTTCCGGTGTTATGACCGTTCCTCAGGCGTTTGCCGGCAGTCTCCACATCAACGGCTCGCGCGACCTGATCGCTCTCGATGCGGCCGATCGCCTTGTGCCTCTCGTCGCCGCGGCCGATGAGCCGATCGATGTGGACGCATTCTCGGACGAGGAACTTTCGCAAGGCTCTCAGGACATCGTCCTCAAGGACCAAATCCCTGAGAGCGACGGGACGCATTCGAGCGACCCTGAGCAGTGGGCGATCCTGCGCTTCTACAAGAGTTTCTTCGGCTTCTGGCCGAACTGCTTCTACTACCAGCATCATTGGCCCGAGAGCTACAAGCTGTTTGTCTATGCTCACAATGTCGGTGCCATCGGCATGGGCCAGAAGATCCTTGGCGAGCCCGTAATGATGGCGACAGGCTTCTCTACGTCAGAGGCGTCCGGCTGCAACTATTGCCAGGTGCACATGACTTCCGCCGGCGGCGAGCAGTCGCTCGGCATACCGAAGTTGATCGAGGCGGCACGCGAGGGAGATGCACCCGACGACTCGCCCATCGGACCCTTTGAGGCCGCGCTCGCGGATCTTACCGCAGCGGCAACCACCAACACGGTGACCGAGAGGCATATTGAGCGCGTGCGACAGCTCGCGGACAACGCACGGGTCTCCCGGGAAGGTGCGGAAGCCAATCTGATGGGTGCGGCGATGATCGCGTCGGCCTTCGGCTTCCTCAACACGTTCAATGATCTCACTGGTGTCGACATTGAGGCCGCCTGGGCGAAGCAATCCGAGGAAAAGGCGGGTATCCACCCCGGTCGGCACGGTGTCAGCCGGAACCGTGCCTCGAACAATCTCGACCACGACGTGCCGGAGGGCGGCCCCTCGGCTGAGGATATGGTCGCCAAGTACGACGCGATCGTTCGGAGCGCAGGTGGGGTCGAGGCCTACGCGAAGCGTGAACTGGGACTGTTGCCGGCGTGGATCGAACTCTGGCCCGAACACCTGCGCGCGCGCCACGCGCTGTTCTATGCGGAGATGATGCAGAACCGCGCCCACTCGCCGGTGCCCTCCGAACTCAAGCACCTTATGGCACGGGTTTCGGCGATCGCCCGGGGAAACGATTATCTCGCCGCGGTCGAAGGATGGCTGGCGCACCGGGCCGCCAGCGAAGATCCAGGGTCGATCGACCGCATCCGCCACTGTTTCGGTGCAGCCAAGGGGTGGCATCCTGACACAACGTCGTTCACTGAAAAGGAGCGCGCGGCGCTGGCGATGGCATGGCTCTCGGGCCAGTCGCCGCTCACCACGCCGCGGCGCTTTATTCAGCCCGCGATCGACCACTGGACGGCCGTCGAGCTCGTTCACCTGTGTACGGTCTGCAGCGTCGCGGGCCTCGTCCAGCGGTTCTCGGCAATAGCGCGCCCGAAGATCGAGCCGAAGGTACGGGCGTTCCTGCAAGAGAATGCCCTGACCTCTGACACGCTGGCATTGCGGTACCCACTGCCTGGCGATCGCCGCAACGGCGACGCCTGA
- a CDS encoding adenosylcobinamide-GDP ribazoletransferase, whose translation MRFFSRLALPKINRVDDLTAPPDFTRISRAAPFAGFVIALPAAALGVFLGFTELPSLAVATIITGFLAATTGALHEDGLGDVADGFFGGATRERRLEIMKDSRIGAFGALTLIITVALRISLLAALWQRFSPADAALLFLGGEALSRALLVWQWHSLPLARPNGLAAKFGKPGRKIVQQALVFAIPLLVPAALLLSLPALSLALLLAAGAAYATGRLALAKIGGITGDVLGATQQFSGLGFLIGLLMVP comes from the coding sequence GTGCGATTCTTTTCGCGCCTTGCCTTGCCGAAGATCAACCGTGTAGACGATCTCACAGCACCACCGGATTTCACGCGCATCTCCAGGGCGGCTCCCTTTGCCGGCTTCGTCATCGCCCTCCCCGCGGCTGCACTCGGCGTGTTTCTCGGGTTTACGGAATTGCCGTCGCTGGCAGTCGCGACGATCATCACCGGTTTCCTTGCTGCGACGACGGGAGCCCTGCATGAGGACGGCCTCGGCGACGTTGCCGACGGTTTCTTCGGCGGCGCAACCCGCGAAAGGCGCCTGGAAATCATGAAGGACAGTCGTATCGGCGCCTTCGGAGCGCTGACGCTCATCATCACCGTTGCGCTGCGCATTTCGTTGCTGGCCGCCCTCTGGCAGCGGTTCAGCCCGGCCGATGCGGCGCTGTTGTTCCTGGGCGGTGAAGCGCTCAGCCGCGCCCTGCTGGTGTGGCAATGGCATTCGCTCCCGCTCGCCCGCCCGAATGGACTGGCAGCCAAATTCGGCAAGCCGGGTCGGAAAATCGTGCAGCAGGCACTTGTCTTCGCAATTCCACTCTTGGTTCCGGCGGCGCTGCTTCTGTCCCTGCCCGCGCTTTCCCTTGCCCTTCTGCTGGCAGCCGGTGCCGCTTATGCAACGGGCCGTCTCGCCCTTGCCAAAATCGGCGGCATCACCGGCGATGTGCTGGGTGCGACGCAGCAGTTCAGCGGGCTTGGCTTTCTCATCGGATTGCTTATGGTACCTTGA
- the cobT gene encoding nicotinate-nucleotide--dimethylbenzimidazole phosphoribosyltransferase — translation MALSDTALPFEDIRNLVKSMPGPDEAAVEKVKARDAQLTKPAGSLGRLEEIAEWLAAWSGQAPPRITRPMVAVFATAHGVADEGVSAFPSDVNRQMVDNFSAGGAAINQICRAYDVGLKVFDLAVDMPTPSITREDAMDEANCAATMAYGMEALAGGIDLICLGEMGIGNTTVAAAVINGLFGGNAEHWVGRGTGVDDEGLARKRDAVEKAVARVSGEKDPLEILRRIGGREIAAMAGLIIAARLQRVPVIVDGFVTTAAAAVVYAMDPSGLDHCLFSHVSAEQAHAKVLEHMDKEALFDFGMRLGEGSGAALAAGIAKAAAEMHSGMATFADAGVSGKSE, via the coding sequence ATGGCCCTTTCAGATACCGCGCTCCCCTTCGAAGACATCCGCAATCTGGTGAAATCGATGCCCGGGCCGGATGAGGCGGCGGTTGAGAAGGTAAAGGCCCGCGACGCACAGCTGACGAAGCCGGCCGGTTCCCTGGGGCGCCTGGAAGAGATTGCGGAGTGGCTGGCCGCATGGTCCGGACAGGCGCCTCCCAGGATCACCCGCCCAATGGTGGCTGTTTTCGCCACGGCGCACGGGGTGGCCGACGAAGGCGTGTCCGCTTTTCCCAGCGACGTCAACCGGCAGATGGTCGACAATTTTTCTGCCGGCGGTGCGGCGATCAACCAGATCTGCCGCGCCTACGATGTCGGCCTCAAAGTGTTTGACCTTGCCGTGGACATGCCGACCCCCAGTATCACGCGGGAAGATGCCATGGACGAAGCCAACTGTGCCGCGACCATGGCCTATGGCATGGAAGCGCTCGCCGGCGGCATCGATCTGATCTGCCTGGGGGAAATGGGGATCGGCAACACGACGGTTGCCGCGGCGGTGATCAATGGCCTTTTCGGCGGCAACGCGGAGCACTGGGTCGGCCGCGGAACCGGTGTGGACGATGAAGGGCTTGCCCGCAAGCGGGACGCAGTCGAAAAGGCTGTCGCGCGCGTGAGCGGTGAAAAGGATCCTCTCGAGATCCTGCGGAGAATTGGCGGACGCGAAATCGCCGCCATGGCGGGGCTCATCATTGCCGCGCGGCTGCAGCGGGTTCCGGTGATCGTCGACGGCTTCGTGACGACGGCGGCTGCGGCGGTGGTCTATGCGATGGATCCGTCCGGGCTGGACCACTGCCTGTTTTCGCACGTCTCTGCCGAGCAGGCGCACGCGAAGGTTCTGGAGCACATGGACAAGGAGGCCCTGTTCGATTTCGGCATGCGCCTTGGAGAAGGCTCCGGCGCGGCGCTCGCGGCCGGCATTGCCAAGGCCGCGGCCGAAATGCATTCCGGAATGGCTACTTTCGCCGATGCCGGGGTTTCCGGCAAATCGGAGTGA
- a CDS encoding retropepsin-like aspartic protease family protein, whose amino-acid sequence MGGPRYLRALVVVLLVTIMGAMVFYYFFGDPTDPSNVNFDDTGPRIVALASLAFVFLASFIFGQPKVREIVQGTLFWGGLCALLVIGYTYRTDLVQAGYRVLGALAPGLAVSQQDGSILIVRDATGHFVVDGRTNGARTQFLLDTGASAVVLTFEDARRAGYDLRDLTFTVPVSTANGRTLVAPVRINSITIGDHTLRDVRGFVARQGSLDGSLLGMTALDRLRSWRIEGDRLIITP is encoded by the coding sequence ATGGGCGGGCCGAGATATTTGCGCGCGCTGGTCGTCGTGCTGCTGGTGACCATCATGGGCGCAATGGTGTTCTACTATTTCTTTGGCGATCCGACCGACCCGTCGAATGTCAATTTCGATGACACCGGCCCGCGGATAGTTGCGCTGGCCTCCCTCGCCTTCGTGTTTCTGGCAAGTTTCATCTTCGGCCAGCCGAAGGTCCGTGAAATCGTCCAGGGAACCCTGTTCTGGGGCGGCCTGTGCGCGCTCCTGGTGATCGGGTATACCTACCGCACCGACCTGGTGCAGGCCGGATACCGCGTTCTCGGCGCGCTTGCACCCGGACTTGCGGTCTCACAGCAGGATGGCTCGATTCTGATTGTCCGGGACGCAACCGGTCACTTCGTCGTGGACGGGCGAACCAACGGCGCCCGGACGCAGTTCCTGCTCGATACGGGTGCCAGCGCCGTCGTCCTGACCTTCGAGGACGCCCGCCGGGCCGGATACGACCTTCGGGACCTGACCTTTACGGTTCCGGTTTCCACGGCAAACGGCCGCACGCTGGTGGCGCCCGTGCGGATCAACTCCATTACCATCGGCGACCACACCTTGCGGGATGTCCGTGGATTTGTCGCCCGGCAAGGCTCACTCGACGGCAGCCTTCTGGGCATGACGGCTCTCGACCGTCTTCGGAGCTGGCGCATCGAAGGTGACAGACTGATCATCACCCCATGA
- a CDS encoding Lrp/AsnC family transcriptional regulator, whose product MDRIDRRILSILQEDCTVPVAEIGRRVGLSTTPCWRRIQKMEEDGVITGRVALLDPAKVNAKVTAFVAITTNQHSEDWLKKFADVIREFPEVVEFYRMAGQVDYLLRVAVPDIDAYDAFYKKLISKIDISDVSTTFAMEQIKHTTALPLAYVTPEKKRSEA is encoded by the coding sequence ATCGATCGTATTGACCGCCGTATCCTGTCTATCCTGCAAGAGGACTGCACAGTGCCGGTCGCCGAAATAGGCCGCCGTGTCGGCCTGTCGACCACGCCCTGCTGGCGTCGGATCCAGAAGATGGAAGAAGACGGCGTTATCACCGGGCGGGTGGCCTTGCTGGATCCGGCGAAGGTGAACGCGAAGGTGACGGCCTTCGTGGCGATCACGACCAATCAGCATTCCGAAGACTGGCTGAAGAAATTTGCCGATGTGATCAGGGAATTTCCCGAAGTGGTCGAGTTTTATCGCATGGCAGGGCAGGTCGATTACCTGCTCCGCGTTGCCGTTCCCGACATCGACGCCTATGATGCGTTTTACAAGAAGCTGATTTCGAAGATAGATATCTCAGACGTGTCGACCACCTTCGCGATGGAGCAAATCAAGCACACCACAGCCTTGCCTCTTGCGTATGTGACGCCGGAAAAGAAGCGATCCGAAGCTTGA
- a CDS encoding uracil-DNA glycosylase family protein, which yields MSQKRMTVGLPLLSEMKKYEDLETLVADVRRCRACLDNPEKSPLPHAPRPVLQVSPTARICVCGQAPGTRVHQSGQPFTDPSGDRLRDWMGIGKDVFYDPAQLAIVPMGFCFPGLDAKGGDLPPRPECRKIWHDRVFAAMPQIELILVIGQYAQAYHLGSERKKTLTETVAGWRSYLHAEPEPGKPAVLPLPHPSWRNNVWLKKNPWFEAELLPVLRREVARLV from the coding sequence ATGAGCCAGAAACGAATGACGGTTGGATTGCCATTGCTGTCCGAAATGAAGAAATACGAAGATCTCGAAACACTAGTGGCCGATGTCCGCAGATGCCGGGCATGCCTCGACAATCCCGAGAAGTCACCACTGCCGCATGCTCCCCGGCCGGTTCTGCAGGTGTCTCCCACGGCACGAATCTGTGTTTGCGGGCAGGCGCCTGGAACGCGGGTGCATCAAAGCGGGCAGCCCTTTACCGACCCGTCGGGCGACCGCCTCAGGGACTGGATGGGAATCGGCAAGGACGTCTTCTACGATCCGGCACAACTTGCCATCGTGCCGATGGGATTCTGTTTTCCCGGACTGGACGCGAAAGGCGGAGACCTGCCGCCGAGGCCCGAATGCCGGAAGATCTGGCATGATCGCGTTTTTGCCGCGATGCCGCAGATCGAACTCATCCTGGTGATCGGCCAGTATGCGCAGGCGTATCATCTGGGGTCGGAACGCAAGAAAACCCTGACGGAAACCGTTGCCGGCTGGCGAAGCTATCTCCATGCGGAACCGGAACCGGGCAAGCCGGCTGTCCTGCCGCTTCCGCACCCTTCCTGGCGCAACAATGTGTGGCTGAAGAAAAATCCCTGGTTCGAAGCGGAATTGCTGCCGGTGCTGCGGCGGGAGGTCGCCCGGCTGGTCTAG
- a CDS encoding sensor histidine kinase: protein MGSLAPETGDEKLAINEQRAMRRREVARSVSDVRSRLGAPENRHTTFDLERRHLFADTRINAAYAVPLLALIVAAISVLWVSPLFIGAWFAVTLCTHFTMVVTSHSYEKAPSDQKARIHWRKRFTIGEFFYGCSWASFFLLPKTAEAGDGFVIFHFATLLIVVAMNTMQSATLPKCLLASTLPMTIVVTFNFLQQIDPIHYTLAAMAIGAQGFFFILGNQLLKNANTMLEYRADKDHLIAELETANAMSDEARRRAEAANMAKSRFLATMSHELRTPLNAILGFSEIMKDEVLGAMHNSNYRSYSEDIHGSGQHLLNLINEILDLSRIEAGRHELNEEALYLDDVVEECGTMMKVRANAKSISLHHTHEQDLPRVWADERALRQVVLNLMSNAVKFTPVGGEVWIKVGPTSDGGQYVSIKDTGPGIPEDEIPTVLEAFGQGSHAIKTAEPGTGLGLSIVQALVSMHDGEFTLKSKPDEGTEVIVALPRARIMNYSPDIVWADPQDDTPGRRDRKARSA from the coding sequence ATGGGATCACTTGCGCCAGAAACCGGCGACGAAAAACTCGCCATAAACGAGCAGCGGGCCATGCGGCGGCGCGAGGTGGCGCGCTCGGTCAGCGATGTGCGCAGCCGCCTCGGCGCGCCGGAAAACCGTCATACGACCTTCGACTTGGAACGCCGGCATCTCTTTGCCGACACGCGCATCAATGCGGCCTATGCCGTGCCTCTGCTCGCCCTGATCGTTGCCGCCATTTCGGTGCTCTGGGTCAGCCCCCTGTTCATCGGCGCATGGTTTGCCGTCACGCTCTGCACCCACTTCACGATGGTGGTGACCAGCCATTCCTACGAGAAAGCTCCTTCCGATCAGAAGGCCCGGATCCACTGGCGCAAGCGGTTCACGATCGGCGAGTTCTTCTATGGCTGCAGCTGGGCATCGTTTTTCCTCTTGCCCAAGACCGCGGAGGCCGGCGACGGGTTCGTGATCTTCCATTTCGCCACGCTGCTGATCGTGGTTGCGATGAATACAATGCAGTCGGCAACGCTGCCAAAATGTCTTCTGGCCAGCACGTTGCCCATGACCATCGTCGTCACCTTCAATTTCCTGCAGCAGATCGATCCGATCCACTACACGCTCGCGGCCATGGCCATCGGCGCCCAGGGGTTCTTCTTCATTCTCGGCAACCAGCTCTTGAAAAACGCTAATACCATGCTGGAATACCGCGCCGATAAGGATCACCTGATTGCCGAACTGGAAACCGCCAACGCCATGTCGGACGAAGCCCGCAGGCGCGCGGAAGCCGCCAACATGGCCAAATCCCGCTTTCTGGCAACCATGAGCCACGAGTTGCGCACCCCGCTCAACGCCATCCTCGGTTTCTCCGAAATCATGAAGGACGAAGTGCTCGGCGCAATGCACAACAGCAATTACCGCTCCTATTCCGAGGACATCCACGGCTCCGGACAGCATCTTCTCAACCTGATCAACGAAATTCTCGATCTGTCCAGGATCGAGGCCGGCCGTCATGAATTGAACGAAGAGGCGCTGTATCTGGACGACGTCGTCGAAGAATGCGGCACGATGATGAAGGTGCGTGCCAACGCAAAGTCCATTTCACTGCATCATACCCATGAGCAGGATTTGCCAAGGGTCTGGGCGGACGAACGCGCCCTGCGTCAGGTGGTGCTGAACCTCATGTCCAATGCGGTCAAATTCACGCCCGTGGGCGGTGAGGTCTGGATCAAGGTGGGGCCGACCTCGGACGGCGGGCAATATGTCTCCATCAAGGACACGGGACCGGGAATTCCGGAAGACGAAATTCCGACCGTCCTGGAAGCATTCGGCCAGGGGTCCCATGCGATCAAGACTGCGGAGCCGGGCACCGGCCTCGGCCTGTCGATCGTCCAGGCCCTCGTCAGCATGCATGACGGCGAATTCACGCTGAAGTCGAAACCGGACGAGGGTACCGAAGTCATCGTTGCCCTGCCGCGGGCCAGGATCATGAATTATTCGCCGGATATCGTCTGGGCCGACCCGCAGGACGATACTCCCGGCCGCCGGGACCGCAAGGCACGCTCGGCCTGA
- a CDS encoding alpha/beta hydrolase: MLVVLTAVFSLLGACSSRPDVGALALNNTPAEGARVHDVLIVTTRERDDRPDTYFNGERAGKTNYAAASVSVPPSHVPGAIEWPGSLPGDPAKDFVARDASYLADRTAYQSRLNQELRERSRGQREVFLFIHGFNTLFAEGLYRFTQFSHDAGYAGVPVLFTWASRGKIQDYLYDLNSAAIARDALEQTLTDLAASDAEEITILAHSMGNWLLMETIRQMPASERRKLQPRIKRIIMAAPDIDIDLFKASMKKLGTPKKPFVVVVSKDDRALRASRALSGGVERLGAFSNDEELTELGAVVIDLTEVHSADATHHSKFAALAEFSPELQQALAHRSLTSHSSIDGPNDLGQDLGGFVGNAAQTAITLPIRIIAAPVTLARGGT; encoded by the coding sequence ATGCTCGTCGTTCTGACGGCTGTTTTTTCACTTCTCGGCGCCTGTTCCAGCCGACCTGATGTCGGGGCCCTCGCCCTCAACAACACGCCGGCTGAGGGTGCCAGGGTTCATGACGTGCTGATCGTGACCACCCGTGAGCGGGACGACCGACCGGACACCTATTTCAACGGTGAGCGTGCGGGAAAGACCAACTACGCTGCGGCCAGCGTATCGGTACCACCTTCCCATGTTCCCGGTGCGATCGAATGGCCGGGGTCCCTTCCCGGCGATCCAGCGAAGGATTTTGTCGCCCGCGACGCAAGCTATCTCGCAGACAGAACCGCTTACCAGAGCCGCCTCAACCAGGAACTGCGGGAGCGCTCGCGCGGGCAAAGGGAAGTTTTCCTGTTCATCCACGGCTTTAACACGCTCTTTGCCGAAGGCCTCTACCGGTTTACGCAATTCAGCCATGACGCCGGTTACGCCGGCGTACCGGTGCTGTTCACCTGGGCGTCCCGCGGCAAGATCCAGGATTACCTTTACGATCTCAACAGCGCTGCAATTGCCCGCGACGCACTGGAACAGACGCTGACTGATCTGGCCGCGAGCGACGCGGAGGAGATCACCATCCTCGCCCATTCCATGGGAAACTGGCTGCTGATGGAAACCATCCGACAGATGCCGGCCTCCGAGCGACGGAAACTCCAGCCCAGGATCAAGCGGATCATAATGGCGGCACCCGACATCGACATAGATCTTTTCAAGGCCAGCATGAAGAAACTTGGCACGCCGAAAAAGCCGTTTGTCGTGGTCGTATCAAAGGACGACCGGGCCCTGCGGGCCTCCCGTGCCTTGTCAGGCGGTGTCGAGCGCCTTGGCGCGTTTTCCAATGATGAAGAACTGACCGAGCTCGGCGCCGTCGTGATCGATCTGACCGAGGTGCATTCGGCGGATGCCACCCATCACTCGAAATTCGCGGCTCTCGCGGAGTTTTCGCCCGAACTTCAACAGGCGCTTGCACATCGGAGCCTGACGAGCCACTCCAGCATCGATGGCCCGAACGATCTCGGCCAGGATCTCGGCGGGTTCGTCGGCAATGCCGCCCAGACGGCAATCACGCTGCCTATCCGGATCATTGCCGCACCGGTCACATTGGCAAGAGGAGGCACCTGA